A genomic stretch from Shewanella woodyi ATCC 51908 includes:
- a CDS encoding dihydrofolate reductase family protein, which yields MSNIVYIAASLDGYIADKNGSVDWLHELPNPEGSDMGFGELMERVDGLVMGRNTFEMVLSFGVDWPYNKPVFVLSNRLTQLPEGVEDKAFLLNGTPKEVMSKINALGYNNLYIDGGVTIQNFLKADLIDEMIITTIPVLLGGGSPLFGDLLEPLKFSYVKSEPLLDCVVKNYYFRARD from the coding sequence ATGAGTAATATCGTGTATATCGCAGCCAGCTTAGATGGATATATTGCCGATAAAAATGGCAGTGTAGATTGGCTGCATGAGCTGCCAAACCCTGAAGGTTCAGATATGGGCTTTGGTGAACTAATGGAGCGTGTTGATGGGTTAGTGATGGGACGAAATACCTTTGAGATGGTACTTAGTTTTGGTGTCGACTGGCCCTATAATAAACCCGTATTCGTGTTGAGTAATAGGTTAACTCAACTGCCTGAAGGGGTCGAAGATAAGGCCTTTTTACTTAATGGCACTCCCAAAGAGGTGATGTCGAAGATTAACGCTCTAGGATATAACAATCTCTATATTGACGGCGGAGTTACGATACAAAACTTCCTTAAAGCAGACCTTATTGATGAGATGATCATCACCACGATCCCGGTGTTGTTAGGCGGTGGCTCGCCCCTGTTTGGTGATCTGCTTGAACCTTTGAAATTTAGCTATGTAAAGAGTGAGCCACTGTTAGATTGTGTGGTTAAGAATTATTACTTTAGGGCACGTGATTAA
- a CDS encoding CLCA_X family protein, with protein sequence MLKHKEYRREGPDYRFGEQVSFNDIKQTFNLNHIRIGSWVEEDEKHKAANLIFDSLADLAFILKLPPHALGLRQTLNLAFGSGGQKGVQAHYIPAHRELALAKNAGAGALAHEFWHAFDHYISSKSYHISPVGISFASHCWLADVRPIAHPLNQRLEQVFTTALLTDDGGDANDFVTRGLALDKQYGGQYFSKPTELMARAFEACIESYPDISNPYLVNETLTSSLATAGGYPDLQHRKQIFAALIGYFEPLGEAIEREK encoded by the coding sequence GTGTTAAAGCATAAAGAGTATCGAAGGGAAGGGCCCGATTATCGCTTTGGTGAGCAGGTAAGCTTTAACGATATAAAGCAAACCTTTAATCTAAACCATATCCGTATTGGTAGCTGGGTCGAAGAGGATGAGAAGCATAAAGCGGCTAATCTTATTTTCGACTCCTTAGCCGATCTTGCCTTTATTCTTAAACTTCCTCCCCATGCATTAGGCTTAAGGCAGACACTTAACTTAGCATTTGGTAGTGGGGGGCAAAAAGGGGTACAAGCCCATTATATTCCGGCGCACCGTGAACTTGCTTTGGCAAAAAATGCTGGGGCAGGAGCTTTAGCTCATGAGTTTTGGCACGCGTTTGATCACTACATCTCGTCTAAGTCTTACCATATATCTCCAGTAGGGATATCTTTTGCCAGTCATTGTTGGCTCGCGGATGTTAGGCCAATAGCGCATCCGTTAAACCAGCGACTAGAGCAGGTATTTACCACTGCATTACTGACAGATGATGGTGGTGACGCTAATGATTTTGTCACCCGTGGTCTAGCGCTCGATAAACAATATGGAGGGCAATATTTTTCTAAGCCTACAGAGTTAATGGCAAGAGCATTTGAAGCGTGTATTGAATCATATCCTGATATTAGTAATCCCTATTTAGTCAATGAGACCTTGACCTCTTCACTCGCGACTGCTGGTGGTTATCCAGATCTTCAACATAGAAAACAGATTTTTGCTGCTCTTATCGGCTATTTTGAGCCTTTAGGGGAAGCCATTGAGCGTGAAAAATAG